A window from Myxococcus guangdongensis encodes these proteins:
- a CDS encoding alpha/beta hydrolase has translation MKWRRVVAAVVALGVLATLALFARALRHSEAYFHYPRVAPERPADFADAQDVRLFTSDGLELRGWYVPSRNRAAVVMTHGLSQTRADVLPEARILRDAGYGVLLFDLRAHGGSQGETSTWGDLERRDVRAALEYVRARPDVDPAKVGALGFSIGSAAVAEVAAKDPDVRAVVLLSPFNTLWLAAAYDFRRFGVITQTGALVPFWRRGVQIEEVRTIDAVDHIRPRPLFIVMGTEESGQPLADELFAHVREYAQTWRIQGAGHGGFATVEPQEYPRRLRAFFDGALLGGGEGSAANPAP, from the coding sequence ATGAAGTGGCGGCGAGTCGTGGCGGCGGTGGTGGCGTTGGGGGTGCTCGCGACCCTGGCGCTCTTCGCTCGGGCGCTGCGGCACTCGGAGGCGTACTTCCACTATCCCCGGGTGGCGCCGGAGCGCCCCGCGGACTTCGCGGACGCGCAGGACGTGCGCCTTTTCACCTCGGACGGGCTGGAATTGCGCGGGTGGTACGTGCCCTCGAGGAACCGCGCCGCGGTGGTGATGACGCACGGCCTTTCACAGACGCGCGCGGATGTGTTGCCGGAGGCGCGCATCCTGCGGGACGCGGGCTATGGCGTGCTCCTGTTCGACCTGCGCGCGCACGGCGGAAGTCAGGGCGAGACGTCCACATGGGGCGACTTGGAGCGGCGGGACGTGCGGGCCGCGCTGGAGTACGTGCGGGCCCGGCCCGACGTGGACCCGGCGAAGGTGGGCGCGCTGGGATTCTCGATTGGCTCCGCCGCGGTGGCGGAGGTGGCCGCGAAGGACCCGGACGTGCGCGCGGTGGTGCTCCTGTCCCCGTTCAACACGCTGTGGCTCGCGGCGGCGTATGACTTCCGGCGCTTCGGCGTCATCACCCAGACGGGCGCGCTGGTGCCGTTCTGGCGGCGCGGAGTCCAAATCGAGGAGGTGCGCACCATCGACGCGGTGGACCACATCCGCCCCCGGCCCCTGTTCATCGTGATGGGGACGGAGGAGTCGGGTCAGCCGCTCGCGGATGAGCTCTTCGCCCACGTGCGTGAGTACGCGCAGACGTGGCGCATCCAGGGCGCGGGGCATGGCGGCTTCGCCACCGTGGAGCCCCAGGAGTATCCCCGCAGGTTGCGCGCCTTCTTCGACGGGGCGCTGCTCGGAGGCGGGGAGGGGAGCGCGGCGAATCCCGCGCCCTGA
- a CDS encoding GMC family oxidoreductase, whose protein sequence is MSTSKKTFDAVVVGSGACGGWAAKQLTEAGLNVLVLEAGRSNQADKLLWVMHRVRQKLFRYQAETDSARKQRQSVQSTTFAWPFHPHAFVDDVDNPYTTPKDAPFTWIRARQVGGRTSVKAHGRQFYRLSDFNFKAGGRDGQGPDWPLSLADLAPHYETVERWMGLHGNTDGLDTLPDSIFAASIAMNPAEQRLKERVERRWPERRVVVRRTAGAPVTIPAALKTGRLTLRTHAVVDQVLHDAKTNKVTGVRYIDSDTGKTHEAHGRVVILAAGTIETTRLMLHSKSAAFPEGLGNSSGQLGRNLMDHTYLLGIEAKMNLPASEQRAEQSWAYIPQFRNVTTNAEGFSRGYGVQVFTFGDSCHFVPFGEMVPRADNRVTLNPTVKDRWGIPAAHIECRHSDNELRMSADAVAACQEMMKEAGFTVEKVNDTLSTPGMAIHEVGTARMGTSPSTSVLNAWNQSWDVPNLFVMDGSAFPSQGPQNPTLTMMALAVRASAHLVSELKAGRL, encoded by the coding sequence GTGAGCACGTCCAAGAAGACTTTCGATGCGGTGGTGGTGGGCTCCGGCGCGTGCGGTGGCTGGGCGGCCAAGCAGCTCACCGAGGCGGGGCTGAACGTCCTGGTGCTGGAGGCGGGGCGCAGCAACCAGGCGGACAAGCTGCTGTGGGTGATGCACCGGGTCCGCCAGAAGCTCTTCCGCTACCAGGCGGAGACGGACAGCGCGCGCAAGCAGCGCCAGTCGGTGCAGTCCACCACCTTCGCGTGGCCCTTCCATCCGCACGCCTTCGTGGATGACGTCGACAACCCGTACACCACGCCGAAGGACGCGCCCTTCACGTGGATTCGCGCGCGGCAGGTGGGCGGACGCACCTCGGTGAAGGCGCACGGCCGCCAGTTCTACCGGCTGTCGGACTTCAACTTCAAAGCAGGCGGGCGCGACGGTCAGGGCCCGGACTGGCCCCTGTCGCTGGCGGACCTGGCGCCGCACTACGAGACGGTGGAGCGGTGGATGGGCCTCCACGGCAACACGGACGGGCTGGACACGCTGCCCGACTCCATCTTCGCCGCGTCCATCGCGATGAACCCGGCCGAGCAGCGCCTGAAGGAGCGCGTGGAGCGCCGCTGGCCCGAGCGCCGCGTCGTCGTGCGCCGCACCGCGGGCGCCCCCGTCACCATCCCCGCCGCGCTCAAGACGGGCCGGCTCACCCTGCGCACGCACGCGGTGGTGGACCAGGTGCTGCACGACGCGAAGACGAACAAAGTCACCGGCGTGCGGTACATCGACTCGGACACGGGCAAGACGCACGAGGCCCACGGCCGCGTGGTCATCCTGGCCGCGGGGACCATCGAGACGACGCGCCTCATGCTGCACTCGAAGAGCGCCGCGTTCCCGGAGGGCCTGGGCAATTCGTCGGGGCAGCTGGGCCGCAACCTGATGGACCACACGTACCTGCTCGGCATCGAGGCGAAGATGAACCTGCCCGCCTCCGAGCAGCGCGCCGAGCAGAGCTGGGCGTACATCCCCCAGTTCCGCAACGTCACGACCAACGCGGAGGGCTTCTCGCGCGGCTACGGCGTGCAGGTGTTCACCTTCGGGGACTCGTGCCACTTCGTGCCCTTCGGGGAGATGGTGCCGCGCGCGGACAACCGCGTGACGTTGAACCCCACCGTGAAGGACCGCTGGGGGATTCCCGCGGCGCACATCGAGTGCCGTCACTCGGACAACGAGCTGCGCATGAGCGCGGACGCCGTGGCCGCCTGCCAGGAGATGATGAAGGAGGCGGGCTTCACGGTGGAGAAGGTGAACGACACCCTGTCCACGCCGGGCATGGCCATCCACGAGGTGGGCACCGCGCGCATGGGCACAAGCCCCAGCACCTCCGTGCTCAACGCGTGGAACCAGAGCTGGGACGTGCCCAACCTCTTCGTGATGGACGGCTCGGCGTTCCCCTCGCAGGGACCGCAGAACCCCACGCTGACGATGATGGCCCTGGCCGTGCGAGCCAGCGCGCACCTGGTCAGCGAGCTCAAGGCCGGCAGGCTCTGA
- a CDS encoding bestrophin family protein produces MIVGRRLSWRIILRYTGLPVTLHVLFALAIIVGYRAYGASWLAVPALPITVLAAALGVLLAFRNNSAYDRWWEARTLWGGVVNWSRSFARQVLTLLPRPGTTQEEPLSEVELAAVPSRLLRTAVDRPGTVRGPRASDGAVRDRFGQARMPTDAKVSLEHIAVLETPPEEQRGIITKMVESITEDARELVYAQMGFVHALRCHLRRQDPLPEIVRFFRPAVIEALREEHNIPSAILLWMATRLRRIYGQVSDPQKVVFLHVTMDRTLSEMTNLLGACERIKNTPLPRQYDILLYVMTRAYLVLLPLGVVEELGWLMPIVTAIIAFLFIGLDAVGRDIETPFEDDVSDTPMTALSRTIEINLRQMLGETELPQPVQPQKGLLY; encoded by the coding sequence ATGATTGTCGGTCGGCGTCTGTCCTGGCGCATCATCCTGCGTTACACGGGCCTACCCGTCACCCTGCACGTCCTCTTCGCGCTCGCCATCATCGTGGGCTACCGCGCGTATGGCGCGTCCTGGTTGGCGGTGCCCGCGCTGCCCATCACCGTGCTCGCGGCGGCGCTCGGCGTGCTGCTCGCCTTCCGCAACAACTCCGCCTACGACCGCTGGTGGGAGGCGCGCACGCTGTGGGGCGGCGTGGTGAACTGGTCGCGCTCCTTCGCCCGACAGGTCCTCACGCTGCTGCCTCGGCCCGGCACCACGCAGGAGGAGCCGCTCTCCGAGGTGGAGCTCGCGGCCGTGCCCTCGCGCCTGTTGCGCACCGCCGTGGACCGACCCGGCACCGTGAGGGGCCCGCGCGCGAGCGACGGCGCCGTGCGCGACAGGTTCGGCCAGGCGCGCATGCCCACCGACGCCAAGGTCTCCCTGGAGCACATCGCCGTCCTGGAGACTCCGCCCGAGGAGCAGCGGGGCATCATCACCAAGATGGTGGAGAGCATCACCGAGGACGCGCGCGAGCTCGTCTACGCGCAGATGGGCTTCGTGCACGCGCTGCGCTGCCACCTGCGCCGCCAGGACCCGCTGCCCGAAATCGTCCGCTTCTTCCGGCCCGCCGTCATCGAGGCCCTGCGCGAGGAGCACAACATCCCCTCCGCCATCCTCCTGTGGATGGCCACCCGCCTGCGCCGCATCTACGGCCAGGTCTCCGACCCGCAGAAGGTCGTCTTCCTCCACGTGACGATGGACCGCACGCTGTCCGAGATGACGAACCTCCTCGGCGCCTGTGAGCGCATCAAGAACACGCCGCTGCCCCGGCAGTACGACATCCTCCTGTACGTGATGACGCGCGCCTACCTGGTCCTGCTGCCGCTCGGCGTCGTCGAGGAGCTGGGCTGGCTCATGCCCATCGTCACCGCCATCATCGCGTTCCTCTTCATCGGCCTGGACGCGGTGGGCCGCGACATCGAGACGCCCTTCGAGGACGACGTCAGCGACACGCCGATGACGGCCCTCAGCCGGACCATCGAAATCAACCTGCGGCAGATGCTGGGCGAGACGGAGCTGCCCCAGCCCGTGCAGCCGCAGAAGGGCCTCTTGTACTGA
- the lnt gene encoding apolipoprotein N-acyltransferase: MKLGRLEPSPGRHLADALVAVALTTVSLWAFSSLVSPWTALGWVALTFWLAAVDRARSSKEALALGVGLSVTFCATVFHWFPTALQGYSGAPRWLCWGAMLLLAPVFQPQFVLTALARHLARRAVGERAAWLPAVTSVLVYVGVEWLAPKLFSDTLGQGFVYSERLRQFGDVAGAAGLTLVLLAVNECLLGTVRVFRARGVARALRPLGVAVVLLMGLTGYGALRLSQVRAATDATPALVVGAVQANITNYEKLKAEMGAYEVVRTVLDTHYALSDALLREAPLDVLVWPETVYPTPFGVPKSEAGAELDAEIAGYVAARNVPLVFGSYDVEDGREFNAAMFLAPPTREGAAPERTVYRKSKLFPLTEWVPDTLDSPTLREWLPWTGRWTPGPGPRTLSLRRRDGRVLKVAPLICYDTVFPSHVAEQVRQGADLLVTLSNDSWFTGSPGPRMHLTHAIFRSIETRRPQVRVTNSGVSALIDASGEVLSEIADAQRGTQVMRVPASPGLSTLALTWGHWLGPVALVCAVALLGGAVLGARGSRR, encoded by the coding sequence TTGAAGCTCGGCCGTCTGGAGCCCTCGCCCGGAAGACACCTGGCCGACGCGCTGGTCGCCGTCGCGCTCACCACCGTGTCGCTGTGGGCCTTCTCGTCCCTCGTCTCGCCGTGGACCGCGCTGGGGTGGGTGGCCCTCACGTTCTGGCTCGCGGCCGTGGACCGCGCGCGCTCGTCGAAGGAGGCCCTGGCGCTCGGCGTGGGGCTCAGCGTCACGTTCTGCGCCACGGTGTTCCACTGGTTCCCCACCGCGCTCCAGGGCTACTCGGGCGCGCCCAGGTGGCTGTGCTGGGGCGCCATGCTGCTGCTCGCGCCCGTGTTCCAACCCCAGTTCGTGCTCACCGCGCTCGCACGTCACCTGGCCCGCCGCGCCGTGGGCGAGCGCGCCGCGTGGCTGCCCGCCGTGACGAGCGTGCTCGTGTACGTGGGCGTCGAGTGGCTCGCGCCCAAGCTGTTCTCGGACACGCTGGGACAGGGCTTCGTCTACTCGGAGCGGCTGCGGCAGTTCGGTGATGTGGCGGGCGCGGCGGGGCTCACGCTCGTGCTCCTGGCGGTCAACGAGTGTCTGCTCGGCACGGTGCGGGTCTTCCGCGCTCGAGGCGTGGCGCGCGCGCTGCGTCCTCTGGGCGTGGCGGTGGTGTTGCTCATGGGGCTGACGGGCTACGGGGCCTTGCGGCTGTCCCAGGTGCGCGCGGCGACGGACGCGACGCCGGCGCTCGTGGTGGGCGCGGTGCAGGCGAACATCACGAACTACGAGAAGCTCAAGGCGGAGATGGGCGCGTACGAGGTGGTGCGCACGGTGCTCGACACACACTACGCGCTGTCGGATGCGCTCCTGCGTGAGGCGCCGCTCGACGTGCTCGTGTGGCCGGAGACGGTGTACCCGACGCCCTTTGGTGTCCCCAAGAGCGAGGCGGGCGCGGAGCTCGACGCGGAGATTGCCGGCTACGTCGCCGCGCGGAACGTGCCGCTCGTGTTCGGCTCGTACGACGTCGAGGACGGCCGTGAGTTCAACGCCGCCATGTTCCTCGCGCCCCCCACTCGTGAAGGTGCCGCTCCCGAGCGCACGGTGTATCGCAAGTCGAAGCTCTTCCCGCTGACGGAGTGGGTGCCCGACACCCTCGACTCGCCGACGTTGCGCGAGTGGCTGCCGTGGACGGGACGCTGGACACCGGGCCCAGGGCCTCGGACGTTGTCGCTGCGCCGGCGGGATGGACGCGTGCTGAAGGTCGCGCCGCTCATCTGCTACGACACCGTCTTCCCGTCCCATGTCGCGGAGCAGGTGCGGCAGGGCGCGGACCTGCTCGTCACACTGAGCAACGACTCGTGGTTCACCGGCTCGCCGGGCCCGAGGATGCACCTGACGCACGCCATCTTCCGCAGCATCGAGACGCGCAGGCCGCAGGTGCGCGTGACGAACTCCGGTGTGTCCGCGCTCATCGACGCGTCCGGTGAGGTCCTCTCCGAAATCGCCGACGCGCAGCGAGGCACCCAGGTCATGCGGGTGCCCGCGTCTCCCGGGCTGTCCACGCTGGCGCTCACCTGGGGCCACTGGTTGGGCCCTGTCGCGCTGGTGTGCGCGGTGGCGCTGCTCGGCGGCGCGGTGCTGGGAGCTCGCGGCTCACGGCGCTGA
- a CDS encoding SGNH/GDSL hydrolase family protein translates to MFFRRNGLSFAVAVATAAVSGSALASTINQNTSWTIDRSTSTTKYRVVAYGDSIYAGYNGGISAVARRAAPVVQGEYLAKTWNADIEVIRRTKSGAKADDIYNNKIVSERSYMQTANTRAVMFEMCGNDYLQARSAFSGQSGTCDYSGLEAALAACTTYTERAMQAINQYATSAKVKIVSNIYYPGFDADNVQTSCRDSATGATVNKQVKFLPLLARSNWRTCNLAAKYGFQCADSFAEMMAADYDSNGDGQVDSAALRYVAGETEAAYVARITGALRSTLRDANTHFVNASTSYDYIQSDNTHPTYFGTTISVSIFSGSGSGTGAPQFTDTQVVNGKNPEWNKTGHERMGWESSRFNPATP, encoded by the coding sequence ATGTTCTTCCGTCGCAATGGGCTGTCCTTCGCGGTTGCCGTGGCCACCGCAGCGGTGAGTGGTAGCGCCCTGGCGAGCACCATCAACCAGAACACGTCGTGGACCATCGACCGGTCCACGTCCACGACGAAGTATCGCGTCGTGGCGTACGGCGACTCCATCTATGCGGGCTACAACGGTGGCATCTCCGCCGTCGCGCGCCGCGCGGCCCCCGTGGTGCAGGGCGAGTACCTGGCCAAGACGTGGAACGCGGACATCGAGGTCATCCGCCGCACCAAGTCCGGCGCGAAGGCGGACGACATCTACAACAACAAGATTGTCTCCGAGCGCTCGTACATGCAGACGGCCAACACGCGCGCCGTGATGTTCGAGATGTGCGGCAATGACTACCTGCAGGCGCGCAGCGCGTTCTCGGGTCAGTCCGGCACCTGTGACTACAGCGGCCTGGAGGCGGCGCTGGCGGCCTGCACCACGTACACGGAGCGGGCCATGCAGGCCATCAACCAGTACGCGACGTCGGCCAAGGTCAAGATTGTCTCCAACATCTACTACCCCGGCTTCGACGCGGACAACGTGCAGACGTCCTGCCGTGACTCGGCCACGGGCGCCACGGTGAACAAGCAGGTGAAGTTCCTGCCGCTGCTGGCGCGCAGCAACTGGCGCACGTGCAACCTGGCGGCGAAGTACGGCTTCCAGTGCGCGGACTCCTTCGCGGAGATGATGGCCGCGGACTACGACAGCAACGGCGATGGCCAGGTGGACTCGGCCGCCCTGCGCTACGTCGCGGGTGAGACCGAGGCCGCCTACGTGGCCCGCATCACCGGCGCCCTGCGCTCCACGCTGCGCGACGCGAACACCCACTTCGTCAACGCCAGCACCAGCTACGACTACATCCAGTCGGACAACACCCACCCGACGTACTTCGGCACCACCATCAGCGTGAGCATCTTCTCGGGCTCGGGCTCCGGCACGGGCGCGCCCCAGTTCACCGACACCCAGGTGGTCAACGGCAAGAACCCCGAGTGGAACAAGACCGGCCACGAGCGCATGGGCTGGGAGAGCTCGCGCTTCAACCCCGCGACGCCGTGA
- a CDS encoding chloride channel protein, giving the protein MRWTTGARVLAQWLVLGALVGVVCGVASAGFLWLLEEATRLREANGGLVYALPLAGWVLGAVYARWGGPVRGGNNLVLETVHTGDAQVPLRMAPMVLVGTVLTHLFGGSAGREGTAVQMGGSLADWVAHRFRAGVDLRRELLAAGIAGGFGSVFGTPVAGAVFGLEVVVVGRLGYEALLPALVASVVGDVVTRGLGIHHTVYPVPGALPLTVVVIGKWLVFAVGVAAVAVVFVEGLHRLKAGMEKRVPWLPLRMAMGGTAVVLLWLWVGTDAYLGLGVPGIVRAFEDPGLPVSAFAWKLAFTVVTLGTGFLGGEVTPLFFIGASLGNVLARMLGLPVDLGAAVGMAALFAAAANTPLALSIMAVELVGAGVLPHVMIVATVAYVLTGHRGIYPAQRIGRRKDGGPGFGRWVPLRELESTVPGPVTERPGDGGPGGQGSG; this is encoded by the coding sequence TTGAGGTGGACGACGGGAGCGCGGGTGTTGGCGCAGTGGCTGGTGCTGGGGGCGCTGGTGGGGGTGGTGTGCGGCGTGGCGTCCGCGGGGTTCCTGTGGCTCCTGGAGGAGGCGACGCGGCTTCGGGAGGCGAATGGGGGGCTGGTGTACGCGCTGCCGTTGGCGGGTTGGGTGTTGGGGGCGGTGTATGCGCGGTGGGGAGGGCCGGTGCGTGGGGGGAACAACCTGGTGTTGGAGACGGTGCACACGGGGGATGCGCAAGTGCCGTTGCGGATGGCGCCGATGGTGTTGGTGGGGACGGTGCTGACGCACCTGTTCGGCGGAAGTGCGGGGCGGGAGGGGACGGCGGTGCAGATGGGAGGGAGCCTGGCGGACTGGGTGGCGCACCGGTTCCGGGCGGGGGTGGATTTGCGGCGGGAGCTGTTGGCTGCAGGGATTGCGGGCGGGTTCGGGTCGGTGTTCGGGACGCCGGTGGCGGGGGCCGTGTTCGGGTTGGAGGTCGTGGTGGTGGGGCGGCTCGGGTACGAGGCGCTGTTGCCGGCGCTGGTGGCGTCGGTGGTGGGAGACGTGGTGACGCGGGGGTTGGGGATTCACCACACGGTGTATCCGGTGCCTGGGGCGTTGCCGTTGACTGTGGTTGTGATTGGGAAGTGGTTGGTGTTCGCGGTGGGGGTGGCGGCGGTGGCGGTGGTGTTCGTGGAGGGGTTGCACCGGTTGAAGGCGGGGATGGAGAAGCGGGTTCCGTGGTTGCCGTTGCGGATGGCGATGGGTGGGACGGCGGTGGTGCTGTTGTGGCTGTGGGTGGGGACGGATGCGTATCTGGGGTTGGGGGTGCCGGGCATCGTGCGGGCGTTCGAGGACCCGGGGCTCCCTGTCTCCGCGTTCGCGTGGAAGCTGGCGTTCACGGTGGTGACGCTGGGGACAGGGTTCCTGGGTGGGGAGGTGACGCCGCTGTTCTTCATCGGGGCGAGCTTGGGGAACGTGCTCGCGCGGATGTTGGGGTTGCCGGTGGACCTGGGGGCGGCCGTGGGCATGGCGGCGCTGTTCGCCGCGGCGGCCAATACGCCCCTTGCGCTGTCCATCATGGCTGTGGAGCTGGTGGGGGCAGGGGTCCTGCCCCACGTGATGATTGTGGCTACGGTGGCGTATGTGTTGACGGGCCACCGGGGGATTTATCCCGCGCAGCGGATTGGGCGGCGGAAGGACGGGGGGCCGGGGTTTGGACGGTGGGTTCCGCTGCGGGAGTTGGAGAGCACGGTCCCCGGG